One Fontisphaera persica DNA window includes the following coding sequences:
- the nuoH gene encoding NADH-quinone oxidoreductase subunit NuoH, with product MNALDQIFVHGKHQLVALAPPAVQPLVSMLINIAAILAVFGLLFALVTVLERKGLGRIQNRRGPNRVGPAGLLQFAADGIKALIKEDIVPAGADRVLHFVAPFVLVVPVLLAYAVLPMGRNMVAIDLDAAVLFFFAAGAATELSPFLAGWSSSNKYSLLGALRAIAQMLSYEIPLVLAAVPVLMMAGTLSTVQLVDAQAGYWGWVPNWHVFTPWGLAGFVLFLIAATAESNRSPFDLPEGESELVAGYFVEYSGFKFALFFLGEYLGMFAVSGLAITLFLGGWHAPVPWLVAVPSWFWFFAKLLGLIALFIWVRGTLPRLRMDQLMGFAWKFLLPLALVNVVVAGLCRFLPGEGWVGGLVQWVVGGGLLLAAWWGLGRALSARRGWGRREYRYAE from the coding sequence ATGAATGCCCTGGACCAGATTTTTGTGCATGGGAAGCACCAGTTGGTGGCGCTGGCGCCGCCGGCGGTGCAGCCGCTGGTTTCGATGCTGATCAACATTGCGGCGATCCTTGCGGTGTTTGGGTTGTTGTTTGCGCTGGTGACGGTACTGGAGCGCAAGGGGCTGGGGCGCATTCAGAATCGGCGGGGGCCGAATCGGGTGGGGCCGGCTGGATTGCTGCAATTTGCGGCGGACGGCATCAAGGCGCTAATCAAGGAGGACATCGTGCCGGCGGGGGCGGACCGGGTGTTGCATTTTGTGGCGCCGTTTGTGCTGGTGGTGCCGGTGTTGCTGGCGTATGCGGTGCTGCCGATGGGGCGCAACATGGTGGCGATTGATTTGGATGCGGCGGTGCTGTTTTTCTTTGCGGCGGGGGCGGCGACGGAGCTGTCGCCCTTTCTGGCGGGGTGGTCGAGCAGCAACAAGTACTCGCTGCTGGGGGCGCTGCGGGCGATTGCGCAAATGCTCAGCTATGAAATTCCGCTGGTGCTGGCGGCGGTGCCGGTGTTGATGATGGCGGGCACGCTGTCCACGGTGCAACTGGTGGACGCGCAGGCGGGGTACTGGGGCTGGGTGCCGAACTGGCATGTGTTCACGCCGTGGGGGCTGGCGGGATTTGTGCTGTTCCTGATTGCCGCCACGGCGGAGAGCAACCGTTCCCCGTTTGATTTGCCGGAGGGCGAATCGGAGCTGGTGGCCGGGTATTTTGTGGAGTACAGCGGCTTCAAGTTTGCCTTGTTTTTCCTGGGGGAATATCTGGGAATGTTCGCCGTCAGCGGGCTGGCGATTACGCTGTTTTTGGGGGGCTGGCATGCGCCGGTGCCGTGGCTGGTGGCGGTGCCGTCGTGGTTTTGGTTTTTCGCCAAATTGCTGGGGTTGATTGCGCTGTTCATCTGGGTGCGCGGGACGCTGCCGCGTTTGCGGATGGACCAACTGATGGGTTTTGCGTGGAAATTTTTGCTGCCGCTGGCGCTGGTGAATGTGGTGGTGGCCGGTCTCTGCCGTTTTCTGCCCGGGGAGGGCTGGGTGGGGGGGCTGGTGCAATGGGTGGTGGGCGGGGGCCTGCTGCTGGCCGCGTGGTGGGGGCTGGGCCGCGCGTTGAGCGCGCGGCGCGGCTGGGGCCGGCGGGAATACCGTTATGCGGAATGA
- the nuoL gene encoding NADH-quinone oxidoreductase subunit L, which translates to MSWIAQHLYWIPLLPLLAAGVTALLRRERRGLAAGLAIGAMGGAVALALWAFVTTLQGGVDGEYRHYVNFTWLVVGEEPLRLGWVLHPLSAGMALMVSLVGLLIFIFSVGYMGEDPNFTRFFCFLSLFAAAMLGVVIANSLLLLFVCWELVGLTSYLLIGFWFHKPAAAAAAKKAFITTRIGDLGFFLGLLWLYRETGTLLFYDEGAGCLEHAALARLTAVTVGGGLTLSTAIAALIFCGAVGKSGQLPLHVWLPDAMEGPTPVSALIHAATMVAAGVFLVARMYPVFAALPEGVGGVAPALKAVAWTGAATALFAALVAVAQTDIKRILAYSTVSQLGFMMLGLGTGGVAVGMFHLITHAFFKALLFLGAGSVIHGCHHEQDIRHLGGLKGRMPWTFATYTVGMLALAGFPVLFSGFWSKDEILHAAHGWPVSHVPFYLALAAAALTAFYMMRQTALVFGGRYRGGLPTAGKAPHESPAVMVVPLVVLAVGAVGLGFLGTPAWPWLRDYWEGRAPLVRWSPLWETGTLVVMALSSAAALGGLTGGWWIYGRRPRQTPEEPDPLERWQPAAYHLLRAKFYFDELYEATVIRWNGWAAAVGDWLDRWVWGGVVWVLGVLAQACAWVARLADEYVVNGGFDAGCHSLRRAGGGLARMQSGRVQLWLRALGVGLVALVLYLAWS; encoded by the coding sequence ATGAGCTGGATAGCCCAACATCTCTATTGGATTCCCCTGCTGCCGCTGCTGGCGGCGGGGGTGACGGCGCTGCTGCGGCGGGAGCGGCGGGGGCTGGCGGCGGGGCTGGCGATTGGGGCGATGGGTGGCGCGGTGGCGCTTGCGCTATGGGCCTTTGTGACGACGCTGCAAGGGGGGGTGGATGGGGAATACCGGCACTATGTGAACTTCACGTGGCTGGTGGTGGGGGAAGAGCCGTTGCGACTGGGGTGGGTGTTGCATCCGCTGTCGGCAGGCATGGCGCTGATGGTGTCGCTGGTGGGGCTGCTCATTTTCATTTTCAGTGTGGGCTACATGGGGGAGGACCCGAATTTCACGCGGTTCTTTTGTTTTCTGTCGCTGTTTGCGGCGGCGATGCTGGGGGTGGTGATAGCCAACAGCCTGTTGCTGCTGTTTGTGTGCTGGGAGCTGGTGGGGCTGACGTCGTATCTGCTGATTGGTTTCTGGTTTCACAAGCCGGCGGCGGCGGCGGCGGCGAAGAAGGCGTTCATCACCACGCGGATTGGGGACCTGGGATTTTTTCTGGGTTTGTTGTGGCTGTACCGCGAGACCGGGACGTTGTTGTTTTACGATGAGGGCGCGGGGTGTCTGGAGCATGCGGCGCTGGCGCGGCTGACGGCGGTGACGGTGGGGGGCGGGCTGACGTTGAGCACGGCGATTGCCGCGCTGATTTTCTGCGGGGCGGTGGGGAAGTCGGGCCAGTTGCCGTTGCATGTGTGGTTGCCGGACGCGATGGAAGGCCCCACGCCGGTGAGCGCGCTGATTCACGCGGCGACGATGGTGGCGGCGGGCGTGTTTCTGGTGGCGCGGATGTATCCGGTGTTTGCCGCGCTGCCGGAAGGGGTGGGGGGAGTGGCGCCGGCGCTGAAGGCGGTGGCGTGGACGGGGGCGGCGACGGCGTTGTTTGCCGCGCTGGTGGCGGTGGCGCAGACGGACATCAAACGGATTCTGGCCTATTCGACGGTTTCGCAACTGGGCTTCATGATGCTGGGGCTGGGGACGGGGGGGGTGGCGGTGGGGATGTTTCACCTGATTACGCACGCCTTTTTCAAGGCGCTGCTGTTTCTGGGCGCCGGGTCGGTGATTCATGGCTGTCATCATGAGCAGGACATCCGGCATCTGGGCGGGCTGAAGGGGCGCATGCCCTGGACGTTTGCGACTTACACGGTGGGCATGCTGGCGCTGGCCGGGTTTCCGGTTTTGTTCAGCGGTTTTTGGAGCAAGGATGAAATTTTGCATGCGGCGCATGGGTGGCCGGTGAGCCACGTTCCGTTTTATCTGGCGCTGGCCGCGGCGGCGTTGACGGCGTTTTACATGATGCGGCAGACGGCGCTGGTGTTTGGGGGGCGGTATCGCGGGGGGTTGCCAACCGCGGGCAAGGCTCCGCATGAAAGTCCGGCGGTGATGGTGGTTCCGCTGGTGGTTTTGGCGGTGGGGGCGGTGGGGCTGGGATTCCTGGGCACGCCGGCGTGGCCGTGGCTGCGGGATTACTGGGAAGGCCGCGCGCCGCTGGTGCGCTGGAGCCCGTTGTGGGAGACGGGCACGCTGGTGGTGATGGCGTTGTCTTCGGCGGCCGCGCTGGGGGGGTTGACGGGGGGTTGGTGGATTTATGGGCGGAGGCCGCGGCAAACGCCGGAGGAGCCGGATCCGCTGGAGCGCTGGCAGCCGGCGGCGTATCACCTGCTGCGGGCCAAGTTTTATTTTGATGAGCTGTATGAGGCCACGGTCATTCGCTGGAATGGGTGGGCGGCGGCGGTGGGGGACTGGCTGGATAGGTGGGTTTGGGGCGGGGTGGTATGGGTGCTGGGGGTGCTGGCGCAGGCCTGCGCCTGGGTGGCGCGGCTGGCGGATGAATATGTGGTGAACGGGGGCTTTGATGCGGGCTGCCACAGTCTGCGGCGGGCCGGGGGCGGGCTGGCGCGGATGCAAAGCGGGCGGGTGCAGCTCTGGCTGCGGGCGCTGGGGGTGGGGCTGGTGGCGCTGGTGCTGTATCTGGCATGGAGTTAG
- a CDS encoding complex I subunit 4 family protein — MEGWLNLTVLTLTPLAGAAVVLLGGGGCARRARYLAMTAALAVLAEAMLLWNRFDPLQGGLQLVERYAWVPSLGVYYYVGADGLSLLMLLLTALVTPLAILCAQAIQEKAALYFGLVLLLEAGLVGAFTAMNFFHWFLFWELTLIPAFFLIKLWGGPGRGPAAMQFFVYTMVGSVTLLLAMLGLFRATGQFDFPELARMGRSGELYALVAMHLPVGEFSPRTVMLALFGGVFLGFAIKTPVAPFHTWLPAAYAEAPTSTTMLLTGLMSKLGVYGLLRLALPIFPHEVRALGGVLLGLAVATVVLSAFTAFAQRDLKRLLGYSSINHLGYCVLGMVAATLGTAGEAGQQAAALNGVLLQMFNHGLTAATLFAAVGWLEERAGGRRGLDDFGGLRRVAPVYAGLTGMAWFASLGLPGLNGFVGEFLIFKGVFGLAPWAAAFSTLGLLATAVVILTVLQRVFHGPLNAAWETLADLTPGERLRFVPAVALMLFLGVWPAPVMNLINETVLRLAAHLQG, encoded by the coding sequence ATGGAAGGGTGGCTCAATTTGACGGTGCTGACGTTGACGCCGCTGGCGGGGGCGGCGGTGGTGCTGCTGGGCGGGGGTGGATGCGCGCGGCGGGCGCGTTATCTGGCCATGACGGCGGCGCTGGCGGTGCTGGCCGAGGCCATGCTGCTGTGGAATCGGTTTGACCCGCTGCAAGGGGGGCTGCAATTGGTCGAGCGTTATGCGTGGGTGCCCTCGCTGGGGGTTTACTATTACGTGGGGGCGGACGGTCTTAGTCTGTTGATGCTGCTGCTGACCGCGCTGGTGACGCCGCTGGCGATTTTATGCGCGCAGGCCATTCAGGAGAAGGCGGCCTTGTATTTCGGGCTGGTGTTGTTGCTCGAAGCGGGGCTGGTGGGGGCCTTCACGGCCATGAATTTTTTTCATTGGTTTCTTTTCTGGGAGCTGACGCTGATACCCGCCTTTTTCCTCATCAAGCTATGGGGCGGGCCGGGGCGCGGGCCGGCGGCGATGCAATTTTTCGTTTATACGATGGTGGGCAGTGTGACGCTGCTGCTGGCCATGTTGGGGTTGTTTCGCGCCACCGGCCAATTTGATTTTCCGGAGCTGGCGCGGATGGGGCGGAGCGGGGAGCTGTACGCGCTGGTGGCGATGCATCTGCCAGTGGGGGAGTTTTCGCCGCGGACGGTGATGTTGGCGCTGTTTGGGGGGGTGTTTTTGGGGTTTGCCATCAAGACGCCGGTGGCGCCATTTCACACGTGGCTGCCGGCGGCGTATGCGGAGGCCCCCACCAGCACCACGATGTTGTTGACCGGCCTGATGTCGAAGCTGGGGGTGTATGGCTTGCTACGGCTGGCGCTGCCCATTTTCCCGCACGAGGTGCGCGCGCTGGGCGGCGTGCTGCTGGGGCTGGCGGTGGCCACGGTGGTGCTGTCGGCCTTCACGGCGTTTGCGCAGCGGGACTTGAAGCGGTTGCTGGGGTATTCCTCCATCAATCATCTGGGCTATTGTGTACTGGGGATGGTGGCAGCCACGCTGGGGACGGCAGGGGAGGCCGGGCAGCAGGCGGCCGCGCTGAATGGGGTGCTGTTGCAGATGTTCAATCACGGCCTTACGGCGGCCACGTTGTTTGCGGCGGTGGGATGGCTGGAGGAGCGGGCGGGCGGGCGGCGCGGGCTGGATGATTTTGGCGGGCTGCGGCGGGTGGCGCCGGTGTATGCGGGGCTGACGGGGATGGCGTGGTTTGCGTCGCTGGGATTGCCGGGGCTGAATGGGTTTGTGGGCGAGTTTCTCATTTTCAAGGGGGTGTTTGGACTGGCGCCGTGGGCGGCGGCCTTTTCGACGCTGGGGTTGCTGGCGACGGCGGTGGTGATTCTGACGGTGCTGCAACGGGTGTTTCATGGGCCGTTGAATGCGGCGTGGGAGACGTTGGCGGATTTGACTCCGGGGGAGCGACTGCGGTTTGTGCCGGCGGTGGCGCTGATGCTGTTCCTGGGGGTGTGGCCGGCGCCGGTGATGAATCTGATTAATGAAACTGTGCTGCGTCTGGCGGCGCATCTGCAAGGCTGA
- a CDS encoding NADH-quinone oxidoreductase subunit J family protein, producing the protein MPLSFIILAVMVIAGATAAMTLRNLIHCALALALTFLGLAGLFLDLQAQFAGFAQILIYVGAVSIVIVFAILLTRGGDPQEPPLSPRSVLGGGLVTVGVLAVLVGGMGGSHLLPRLTPAPAALTEPTVAQIGQTMMLQAVAPLLAMGVLLTAALVGALLLAMKEKPEKREPADSTR; encoded by the coding sequence ATGCCGCTGAGTTTCATCATTCTGGCCGTGATGGTCATCGCGGGCGCGACCGCCGCGATGACGCTGCGGAATTTGATTCATTGCGCGCTGGCGCTGGCATTGACGTTTCTCGGGCTGGCGGGATTGTTTCTGGATTTGCAGGCGCAATTTGCGGGATTTGCGCAAATCCTGATTTATGTGGGGGCGGTGTCCATTGTGATTGTGTTTGCCATTTTGCTCACGCGGGGCGGGGATCCCCAGGAGCCGCCGCTGTCCCCGCGGAGCGTGCTGGGGGGCGGGCTGGTGACGGTGGGAGTGCTGGCGGTGCTGGTGGGGGGGATGGGGGGTTCGCATTTGCTGCCCCGCCTGACGCCGGCGCCGGCGGCGCTGACCGAGCCCACGGTGGCGCAAATCGGGCAGACGATGATGCTGCAGGCGGTGGCGCCGCTGCTGGCCATGGGGGTGCTGCTCACCGCGGCGCTGGTGGGGGCGCTGCTGCTGGCGATGAAGGAGAAACCGGAGAAGCGGGAGCCAGCGGATTCTACGCGATGA
- a CDS encoding 4Fe-4S dicluster domain-containing protein, protein MMVTARNFAGSYTDPARLVTVEYPEERLPQIENARTFPFLVYDGENAQAGLRCVACQICEKECPPQCIYIVKDTTKKRDHAGKLQMQPKIFDIDISVCMGCQICVEVCPFDAIKMDVAFEHSTGDRFGRLLLHKEDLAKPNSYYQRIHPTEAAETDARMAMERAKAEAKAKEMAAKVAKATETFDPGKTPGA, encoded by the coding sequence ATGATGGTGACGGCCCGTAATTTTGCGGGCAGTTACACCGACCCCGCGCGGCTGGTGACGGTGGAATATCCGGAGGAGCGGCTGCCGCAGATTGAGAATGCGCGGACGTTTCCCTTTCTGGTGTATGATGGGGAGAACGCGCAAGCCGGGCTGCGGTGCGTGGCGTGCCAGATCTGCGAGAAGGAATGTCCGCCGCAGTGCATTTACATTGTCAAGGACACCACCAAGAAACGGGACCACGCCGGGAAGCTGCAGATGCAGCCGAAGATTTTTGACATAGATATTTCGGTGTGCATGGGTTGCCAGATTTGCGTGGAGGTGTGCCCGTTTGACGCGATTAAGATGGATGTGGCCTTTGAGCACAGCACGGGGGACCGTTTTGGGCGGCTGCTGCTGCACAAGGAAGACCTGGCCAAACCGAACAGTTATTATCAGCGCATCCATCCCACGGAGGCCGCGGAGACCGATGCGCGCATGGCGATGGAGCGGGCCAAAGCCGAGGCCAAAGCCAAAGAAATGGCGGCCAAGGTGGCCAAGGCGACGGAAACCTTTGATCCGGGGAAAACGCCGGGAGCTTGA
- a CDS encoding complex I subunit 4 family protein produces the protein MLHWPLYITFAGLLLVWAVPARAAARGARVVALGVALAGLVCGWVGALRLEPQAGLVTLVNGAWVPWPAFRFHLAADGITVVLVLLTGLAAVAGVLFSWNIEHRAREYYSFYLALIGGVYGVFLSMDLFLLFVFYELAIVPKYFLIALWGSTRKEYGAMKLALYSFVGSAMVLVALLATYVVSGIGAAGGPVSFDLPALAKVAFPVSFQQWVFPLMFVGFAILAGLWPFHSWAPTGHVAAPTAASMLLAGVIMKLGAYGALRVAMTLFPQGLVEWQMPLAWLAVAGIVYGALAALVQNDFKFVIGYSSVSHMGFVMLGLVTLTTVGLHGAVLQMFSHGIIAGLLFGVVGRMVYDRAHTRELEALEGLRLARALPFAAVTFVVAGAASMGLPGFSGFVAELQVLIGAWQAFPGLTLLAGVGVMVGVAYTWRTMHRAFFSDRDAAPVALPGPLPPITWPEKAGAALLMLCTLAVGLYPRLLLDWIIPAFNSPMFEGLRKVVTR, from the coding sequence ATGCTGCACTGGCCTTTATACATCACGTTTGCGGGGCTGTTGCTGGTCTGGGCCGTGCCGGCCCGGGCGGCGGCGCGGGGGGCGCGGGTGGTGGCGCTGGGGGTGGCGCTGGCGGGGCTGGTGTGCGGGTGGGTGGGCGCGCTGCGGCTGGAACCGCAGGCGGGGCTGGTGACGCTGGTGAATGGGGCGTGGGTGCCGTGGCCGGCGTTCCGGTTTCACCTGGCGGCCGATGGCATCACGGTGGTGCTGGTGTTGTTGACGGGGCTGGCGGCGGTGGCGGGGGTGTTGTTTTCGTGGAATATCGAGCATCGCGCGCGGGAGTATTACAGTTTTTATCTGGCGCTGATCGGGGGGGTGTACGGGGTGTTTCTGAGCATGGATTTGTTTCTGCTGTTTGTGTTTTACGAGCTGGCGATTGTGCCGAAGTATTTTCTGATTGCCCTGTGGGGTTCGACGCGCAAGGAGTACGGGGCGATGAAACTGGCGCTGTATTCGTTTGTGGGCAGCGCGATGGTGTTGGTTGCTCTGCTGGCCACATATGTGGTGAGCGGGATTGGGGCGGCGGGCGGGCCGGTGTCCTTTGATTTGCCGGCGCTGGCGAAGGTGGCCTTTCCGGTGTCGTTCCAGCAGTGGGTGTTTCCGCTGATGTTTGTGGGGTTTGCCATACTGGCGGGCTTGTGGCCGTTCCATTCGTGGGCGCCCACCGGCCACGTGGCGGCGCCGACGGCGGCCTCGATGTTGCTGGCGGGGGTCATCATGAAACTGGGGGCGTATGGGGCGTTGCGGGTGGCGATGACACTTTTTCCACAGGGGCTGGTGGAGTGGCAGATGCCGCTGGCGTGGCTGGCGGTGGCGGGGATTGTGTATGGGGCGCTGGCGGCGCTGGTGCAAAATGACTTCAAGTTTGTGATTGGCTATTCGAGTGTGAGCCACATGGGATTTGTGATGCTGGGGCTGGTCACGCTGACCACGGTGGGGCTGCACGGGGCGGTGTTGCAGATGTTTTCGCACGGGATTATTGCGGGGCTGTTGTTCGGGGTGGTGGGGCGGATGGTGTATGACCGGGCACACACGCGGGAGCTGGAGGCGCTGGAGGGCTTGCGGCTGGCGCGGGCGCTGCCGTTTGCGGCGGTGACGTTCGTGGTGGCCGGGGCGGCCTCGATGGGGCTGCCGGGGTTCAGCGGTTTTGTGGCGGAGCTGCAGGTGTTGATTGGGGCGTGGCAGGCGTTTCCGGGGTTGACCCTGCTGGCGGGGGTGGGGGTGATGGTAGGGGTGGCGTACACGTGGCGGACGATGCATCGGGCCTTTTTCAGTGACCGCGATGCCGCGCCGGTGGCGCTGCCGGGTCCCCTGCCCCCCATTACCTGGCCGGAGAAAGCGGGGGCGGCGCTGCTGATGCTTTGCACGCTGGCGGTGGGGTTGTATCCGCGCCTGCTGCTGGACTGGATTATTCCCGCCTTTAACAGCCCGATGTTTGAGGGTCTGCGAAAGGTGGTGACGCGATGA
- a CDS encoding NADH-quinone oxidoreductase subunit D — protein MGPHHPSTHGVFRMDVVLEGETVVKLKPVFGYLHRNHEKIAEGTSYLGSMPYTDRLDYFCSLTNNWAYALAVEKLAGLQVPERAEYLRVITAELTRLQNHTCLIGFLVQDMGALGTPLMYAFREREKILDLFEELTGARMMCNYMRFGGCRCDAPSGWLERVKRVVAEYPRFLDEYEKLFTENEILMARTQGVGVLPGALAVNAGITGPMLRASGVNYDLRKVDRYGIYGRFSFRVPLGAHGDVYDRYMVRLLEMRESVKILEQALRDIPAGPVMDSKAKLRGFRPKPGEAYGRIEAPKGELGFYLISDGGPNPYRYRVRPPSFINLTVLEDMCVGQKVADVVIILGSVDIVLGEVDR, from the coding sequence ATGGGGCCGCATCATCCCTCGACCCATGGGGTGTTCCGCATGGATGTGGTTTTGGAGGGGGAGACGGTGGTGAAGCTCAAGCCGGTGTTTGGCTATCTGCATCGGAATCACGAGAAGATTGCCGAGGGCACGAGCTATTTGGGGTCCATGCCTTATACAGACCGGCTGGATTACTTTTGCAGTCTGACGAACAACTGGGCGTACGCGCTGGCGGTGGAGAAACTGGCGGGGCTGCAAGTGCCGGAGCGGGCGGAGTATCTGCGGGTGATTACGGCGGAATTGACGCGCCTGCAAAACCACACCTGTTTGATTGGGTTTCTGGTGCAGGACATGGGGGCGCTGGGGACGCCGCTGATGTATGCGTTTCGGGAGCGCGAGAAGATATTGGATTTGTTTGAGGAGCTGACCGGGGCGCGGATGATGTGCAATTACATGCGTTTCGGGGGCTGCCGGTGCGATGCGCCGTCCGGGTGGCTGGAGCGGGTGAAGCGGGTGGTGGCGGAGTATCCGCGATTTCTGGATGAATATGAGAAGTTGTTCACGGAAAATGAGATTCTAATGGCGCGGACGCAGGGGGTGGGGGTGCTGCCCGGGGCGCTGGCGGTGAATGCGGGCATCACGGGCCCGATGCTGCGGGCGAGCGGGGTGAATTACGATTTGCGGAAGGTGGACCGGTACGGGATATACGGGCGTTTCAGTTTTCGGGTGCCGCTGGGGGCGCATGGGGATGTGTATGACCGGTACATGGTGCGGCTGCTGGAGATGCGGGAGTCGGTGAAAATCCTGGAGCAGGCGTTGCGGGACATACCCGCCGGGCCGGTGATGGATTCAAAGGCGAAGCTGCGTGGATTCCGGCCCAAGCCCGGGGAGGCCTACGGGCGAATTGAGGCGCCGAAGGGGGAATTGGGCTTTTATCTGATTAGTGACGGGGGGCCCAATCCGTATCGTTACCGGGTGCGCCCGCCGAGTTTCATCAATTTGACGGTGCTGGAGGATATGTGCGTGGGGCAGAAGGTGGCGGATGTGGTGATTATTTTGGGCAGTGTAGATATTGTCTTGGGCGAGGTGGACAGGTAA
- the nuoK gene encoding NADH-quinone oxidoreductase subunit NuoK, translating to MVAAALFAIGFAGAVLRRNAIIVLMGIELMLNAANLSFLAFARYNVPEAQVSGVLFVLFSMAIAAAEAGVGLALIIAVYRHFKTTDLDKISTLRG from the coding sequence ATGGTTGCCGCAGCCCTGTTTGCGATTGGGTTTGCGGGGGCGGTGCTGCGCCGCAATGCGATCATCGTGCTGATGGGCATTGAGCTGATGCTCAACGCGGCCAATCTGAGTTTTCTGGCTTTTGCGCGGTACAACGTGCCGGAAGCGCAGGTCAGCGGCGTATTGTTTGTCTTGTTTTCGATGGCCATAGCCGCGGCCGAAGCGGGGGTGGGGCTGGCGCTAATCATCGCGGTGTACCGGCATTTCAAGACCACGGATCTGGACAAGATCAGCACGCTGCGCGGATGA
- a CDS encoding NADH-quinone oxidoreductase subunit N produces the protein MNDVAYLEVLRALLPEAVLTLTALVVLALDLSWGRHRAVPSRMRLAGWVSAAGCAVALGVIFGLSWPAEWKVPLVEISARILHYKAALLALTLAVALLAADTDFTPHAGEYFALVLLATVGLLLLVSANNLLLLFVALELASLSLYLLTALDKRQPRSAEAGLKYFLFGSVAAACLLFGFSLLYGLSGEFYLQEIAARMPRGPLVLDPILVLALALVVGGLAFKIAAVPFHLWAPDAYEGAPAPSAALVASGSKVASFLVLNGVVAVVFGPLGGNAHWGHFAAGWKPLLALLAALSMVLGNLAALGQSNVRRLLAYSAIAHSGYALLAIVTRQELALAYYVITYGLAIVGAFGVVAVVEKQTGGAALEDFQGLARRSPVLAGALMVFLLSLAGIPPLAGFFGKFYVFLEALREPAGAGGRPSLGLLYLVILAIGMSAVSLYYYLQVLKYAYRGDAEESAAPWRASLGTWVISALALAVIWLGCFPEWLLRYFR, from the coding sequence ATGAATGACGTTGCCTACCTGGAAGTGTTGCGGGCGCTGCTGCCGGAGGCGGTGTTGACGTTGACCGCGCTGGTGGTGCTGGCGCTGGACTTAAGCTGGGGACGCCACCGTGCCGTTCCGTCCCGGATGCGGCTGGCGGGGTGGGTGAGCGCGGCAGGGTGCGCGGTGGCGCTGGGGGTAATCTTTGGGCTGTCGTGGCCGGCGGAGTGGAAGGTGCCGCTGGTGGAAATCAGCGCGCGCATCCTGCACTACAAAGCGGCGCTGCTGGCGCTGACGCTGGCGGTGGCGCTGCTGGCAGCGGACACCGATTTTACGCCGCATGCGGGGGAGTATTTCGCGCTGGTGCTGCTGGCCACGGTGGGATTGCTGCTGCTGGTCAGCGCGAATAATCTGCTGCTGCTGTTTGTGGCGCTGGAGCTGGCGAGTTTGAGCCTTTATTTGTTGACCGCGCTGGACAAACGCCAACCGCGAAGCGCCGAGGCGGGGCTTAAATATTTTCTGTTTGGCAGTGTGGCGGCGGCGTGCCTGTTGTTTGGTTTCAGTCTGCTCTACGGCTTGTCGGGAGAATTTTATCTCCAAGAAATCGCGGCCAGGATGCCGCGGGGTCCGCTGGTGCTGGACCCCATCCTGGTGCTGGCGCTGGCGCTGGTGGTGGGGGGACTCGCCTTCAAGATTGCCGCCGTGCCCTTTCATTTATGGGCGCCGGATGCCTATGAGGGCGCGCCCGCGCCGAGCGCGGCGTTGGTGGCGTCCGGCTCGAAGGTGGCGAGTTTTCTGGTGTTGAACGGGGTGGTGGCGGTGGTGTTTGGGCCGTTGGGGGGCAACGCGCATTGGGGCCATTTTGCCGCGGGGTGGAAGCCGTTGCTGGCGTTGCTGGCGGCGCTATCCATGGTGCTGGGGAACCTGGCGGCGCTGGGGCAAAGCAATGTGCGGCGGCTGCTGGCCTACAGTGCCATTGCGCACAGTGGCTATGCCCTGCTGGCGATTGTGACGCGGCAGGAATTGGCCCTGGCGTATTACGTCATCACCTATGGTCTGGCCATTGTGGGCGCTTTTGGGGTGGTGGCGGTGGTGGAGAAACAGACGGGCGGAGCGGCGCTGGAGGATTTCCAGGGTCTGGCGCGCCGCTCGCCGGTGCTGGCAGGGGCGTTGATGGTGTTTTTGCTGTCGCTGGCGGGCATCCCGCCGCTGGCCGGTTTTTTTGGCAAGTTTTACGTTTTTCTGGAGGCGCTGCGGGAGCCGGCGGGGGCGGGTGGACGACCTTCCCTGGGCTTGCTGTATCTGGTCATTCTGGCAATAGGCATGAGCGCGGTCTCCCTCTATTACTATTTGCAGGTGCTCAAATATGCTTACCGAGGGGACGCCGAAGAATCTGCGGCGCCGTGGCGAGCGAGCCTGGGCACGTGGGTCATCAGCGCGCTGGCGCTGGCGGTGATATGGCTGGGATGCTTCCCGGAGTGG